The following proteins come from a genomic window of Rattus norvegicus strain BN/NHsdMcwi chromosome 8, GRCr8, whole genome shotgun sequence:
- the C2cd4b gene encoding C2 calcium-dependent domain-containing protein 4B — MRLLGRLRSSTPEPAFSNVLTPGRIPEFCIPPRLPVPDAPESPLPAASLPWRCAAEPDLWPRTHDGRENGDEDGAGLTDWDPRSQAALSLPHLPRARTVYGFCALLESPHTRRKESLFLGHPGTPRLGFRHRAHTCAWQRRASDSELAAPRDLDTAPSVAPVPHVRRLLRAPDGLLSRALRVPRGRATARPGSRGDERERAASCAPPAPTGPDPERLQAEANVALGRGGCTLRLAAEYCPRSACLRLRLLRAEGPAAELEPRALGCRLSLVLRPSGQQRASVVRRSRKAALDQDCCFDGLPEEQLRRLAVRIKAESKGRGLERRRPLGQGELLLGSLLLL; from the coding sequence ATGAGGCTTCTTGGTCGACTCCGCTCCTCCACTCCTGAGCCTGCCTTTTCCAACGTGCTCACCCCGGGCCGCATCCCAGAGTTCTGCATCCCCCCGCGGTTGCCTGTGCCGGACGCTCCCGAATCACCGCTCCCGGCCGCCTCACTTCCTTGGCGCTGCGCGGCCGAACCCGACCTATGGCCACGCACCCATGACGGCCGTGAGAATGGTGACGAAGACGGCGCGGGCCTCACCGACTGGGACCCGCGCTCTCAGGCTGCGCTCTCGCTGCCGCACCTGCCCCGGGCGCGCACGGTTTACGGCTTCTGTGCGCTGCTCGAGAGCCCGCACACACGCCGGAAGGAGTCGCTCTTCCTCGGCCACCCCGGCACCCCTCGGCTGGGGTTTCGCCACCGTGCGCATACCTGCGCGTGGCAGCGCCGAGCCTCAGATTCTGAGCTCGCCGCCCCGCGCGATCTGGACACAGCCCCATCAGTCGCTCCTGTGCCCCATGTGCGCCGCCTCTTGCGCGCTCCCGATGGTCTGTTGAGCCGCGCGCTGCGGGTCCCCCGCGGTCGGGCCACCGCGCGTCCCGGGTCCCGGGGCGACGAGCGCGAGCGCGCCGCCTCCTGCGCGCCCCCAGCCCCCACCGGCCCGGATCCCGAGCGCCTGCAGGCCGAGGCCAACGTGGCTCTGGGCCGCGGGGGTTGCACGCTGCGCCTGGCGGCCGAGTACTGTCCGCGCAgcgcctgcctccgcctccgcctaCTGCGCGCTGAGGGCCCGGCCGCCGAGCTCGAGCCCCGCGCCCTGGGCTGTCGCCTCAGCCTGGTGCTGCGGCCGTCCGGCCAGCAGCGCGCCAGTGTGGTCCGCCGCAGCCGCAAGGCCGCCCTGGACCAGGACTGCTGCTTCGACGGGCTCCCGGAGGAGCAACTGCGCCGCCTGGCGGTGCGCATCAAGGCCGAGAGCAAGGGCCGCGGGCTGGAGCGCAGACGACCACTGGGCCAGGGCGAGCTGCTGCTGGGCTCTCTGCTACTGCTCTGA